The genomic DNA GTGTCCTACCTGCCGCACTTCCTGTCGATGGTGGTCGTGGCGGGGCTCGTCATGGAGATGCTGTCGGTGGACGGGCCGGTCAACCAGCTCCTGCGCGCGATGGGCAACGATCCCGTGGCGTTCCTGCAGGAGGCGAGCTGGTTCCGCACCATCTACGTCTCCTCGGAGATGTGGCAGACCGTCGGCTGGGGGACGATCATCTACCTCGCCGCGCTCACCACGATCGACGAGCAGCTGTACGAGGCGGCCCGGATCGACGGCGCGAGCCGGTGGCGGCAGGTCTGGCACGTGACGCTCCCCGGCATCCGGCCGACCGCGGTCACCCTGCTGATCCTCAACATCGGCACGTTCATGGCGGTGGGCTTCGAGAAGATCCTGCTGCTCTACAACCCGCTGACGTACCCGACGGCCGACGTGATCTCGACGTACCTGTACCGGATGGGCATCGTGTCCAACAGCTTCAGCTACGCCGCGGCGATCGGCCTGTTCGAGGCCGTGATCGGCCTGACCCTGGTCCTGTCGGCGAACCAGATCTCCCGGCGCACGGTGGGGACGAGCCTGTGGTGACCGTCGACAGGACCCGGGGCTACCGGGTGTTCCGGGCGGTCAACGCGGTCATCCTGACCGGCGTCGTGATCGTGACCCTCTACCCCTTCGTCAACATCGTCGCCCGGTCGCTCAGCGACGAGTTCGCCATCCGCGCCGGCAAGGTCAACCTCGTCCCGGTCGGGTTCACCTTCCGTACGTACGAGTTCGTGGCCGCCGACCCGACATTCTGGACGAACTACCGCAACACCGTGGTCTACACGGTCGTCGCCACGGCCATCGCGATGTTCATGACCACGTGCTACGCGTACGTGCTGTCGAAGAAGCACCTGAAGGGCCGCACGTTCCTTATCGGCATCGCGGTCTTCACGATGTTCTTCTCCGGCGGGCTCATCCCCAACTACATCCTGATCTCCAGCCTCGGGTTCAAGGACAGCATCTGGGCCATCGTGCTGCCGAACGCGATCAGTGTGTTCAACCTCCTGGTGATGAAGGCGTTCTTCGAGGGCCTGCCGGCCGAGTTGGAGGAGGCCGCCGCGATCGACGGCATGAGCACGTACGGCGTCCTGCTGCGGATCGTGCTGCCGCTGTCGAAGGCGGTGCTCGCGACGATGGTGCTGTTCTACGCGGTGTCGTTCTGGAACTCGTGGTTCGCGGCCTTCCTCTATATGAGCCAGTCCGACCTGTTCCCGGTGACCGTCTACCTGCGCAACCTCATCGCGGGGGCCACCACCGGCACGTCCGTCGGCGCCGACGCCACCGACATGACCGTGGCCACCAACATCAAGGCGGTGACGATGGTGCTCACCGTCATCCCGATCCTGGTGGTCTACCCCTTCGTCCAGCGGTACTTCGTCAAGGGCGTCATGCTCGGCGCGGTCAAGGGATAGCCGCCCTCGATCGTTGTCACCCCCCATCACCAGGGAAAGGACCCCACTGTCCATGTATGAGATCAACCGGCGCCAGGCCATGGTCGCCGTGGGAGCGTTTCTCGCGCTCGCCGCCTGCAGCACCGAGGGCGGCTCCGGCGGCTCCGGCGACGCGAAGAAGGGCGACGACTTCTCGGCGAACCGGGAAGGTGCGATGTCCGACTACGCCGTCGGCAAGCAGTTCAAGGCGGCGGCGCCCCTGTCGTTCAGCATCCTCTACAACAACCACCCGTTCTATCCGATCAAGAACGACTGGCTGTTCTGGTCGGAGCTGAGCAAGCGCACGAACGTGACGCTGCAGCCGAGCGTGGTGCCGCTGAGCGACTACGAGAACAAGCGCAGCCTGATGATCGGCGCGGGCGACGCGCCGATGATCATCCCGAAGACCTATCCGGGCCAGGAGACCCCCTTCGTCGCCTCCGGAGCCGTCCTGCCTGTCAGCGACTACATCGACCTGATGCCGAACTTCAAGGAGAAGATCGCCAAGTGGAACCTGCAGCCCGACCTTGACACGCTCCGGCAGTCCGACGGCCGCTTCTACGTGCTTCCCGGTCTCCACGAGGACTACTGGGTGGACTACACCCTGGCGATCCGCGCCGACGTCCTAGACAAGCTCAATCTGCAGGTCCCGCAGACCTGGGACGACGTGCACTCCGTGCTGAAGGCGATCAAGGAGGAGCACCCGGACTCCTACCCCTTCTCCGACCGGTGGGGGACCATCTCCACAACGGGCGGCGCGCTGATGAACTATCTCGGCACGGCCTACGGCGCGCCCTGGGGGTGGGGCTACACGAGCGGCGGTGTCATCTGGGACTCCACCGCGCAGAAGTTCGTCTACGCGGGCGCCATGGATCAGTTCAAGCAGGCGCTGCAGTTCCTCAACACGCTCGTGACGGAGAAACTGCTCGATCCGGAGAGCTTCACGCAGAAGGACGAGCAGGCCATCCAGAAGCTGGTGTCCGGCAATTCCTTCGCGATCAGCACCAATGCGCAGACGCTGGTCAACGAGTACCGTCCACCGCTCAAGAAGGCGGACCCGAAGGCCAGGCTGGTCAAGATTCCGGTGCCCATCGGCCCGCTCGGCCCGATCAAGGCGGGGTCCAACACCACCCGCCTCGAGAACGGCATCATGATCTCCAAGAAGGCGCGGGACAGCAAGAACTTCGTCGCGATGATGCAGTTCATCGACTGGCTCTGGTACTCCGACGAGGGCCAGGTCTTCGCGAAGTGGGGTGTCGAAGGCACCACCTACACGAAGGATGCTGCCGGAAAATTCCAGCTGGCGAAGGACGTCGACTTCGTCGGGCTCAACCCCGGCGCGCCCAAGCACCTGCAGAAGGACTTCGGCTTCTCCAACGGCGTGTTCGCCTACGGCGGCAGCACCGAGCTACTCCAGTCGACCTTCTCCGAGGAGGAGATCGAGTTCCAGAAGACGATGAACGCCAGGAAGGCGCTGCCGGTGGCGCCTCCTCACCCGCTCTCCGACGAGGAGCGCGAGCAGGCCTCGCTGTGGGAGACCCCGCTCAAGGACCACGTGAGCCAGAACATGCTCAACTTCATCCTCGGCAAGCGGAGCTTCGACGAGTGGGACGCCTACGTCAAGGAGCTCGAGGCGAAGAACATGACCTCCTACATCAACCTCGTGAACGGCGCGTACGAGCGCTACAAGAAGGAACACGGCTGACCGGCGTGGGCCGGCCGTGCCTGTCCCACGGCCGCCCCGCGTCCGCCGCGACGGTGAGCGAAGGACGATGATGCACGACCCTGCCCCCGATGAACCCCGCACGAGCCGCTTTCCGGACGCCTGGCGGTTCTGCGTCGGCACCGGCCGCTTCGACCTGGCCCTGCGCCGGGACTACCAGGAGTCGCTGGCGCTGGTCCAGCGGGAGATCGGCTTCCGGCACATCCGGGGGCACGGGCTGCTGAGCGACGGCGCCGGCGTCCACCGGCCGTACGTCCACGACGGCGTGCGGCACGTGCGGCACGCGTTCACCTACGTGGACCAGGTGGTCGACGCCTATCTCGACCTCGGGATCGCGCCGTTCCTGGAGCTGGGCTTCATGCCCTCCGGGCTCGCGTCCGGCGAGCAGACCGTGTTCTGGTGGCGCGGCAACATCACCCCGCCCCGCGACTGGCGCGAGTGGGCCGCGCTGGTGCGGGCCACCGTGGCGCACCTGATCGGCAGGTACGGCCTGGAGCAGGTGCGCACCTGGCCGATCGAGGTGTGGAACGAGCCCAACCTCAAGGAGTTCTGGCTCGACGCCGACGAGGACGCCTACCACCGCCTGTACGAGGTGACCGCGAACACGATCAAGGACGTCGACGCCTCGCTGCAGGTGGGCGGGCCGGCCATCTCTCCCGGCTCGGACGAGTGGCTGGTGCGCTTCGCCGACTTCGTCGCCGCCCGGTCCCTGCCGATCGACTTCGTCAGCCGGCACGCCTACACCTCGGGTCCGGCCCGGCACGTGCCGTTCGGCGTGCACCAGACGCTGGCCCCGCCGTCGCGGCTGCTGGAGCAGTTCGCCACCCCCCGGCGTCAGCTCCGGGGGAGTGCGCTCGCGGACCTGCCCGTGCACATCACCGAGTTCAACTCCTCCTACCGGCCCGACAACCCGATCCACGACACGGCCTTCCACGCGGCGTACCTCGCTCCGGTGCTGGCCGCCGGCGGAGACCTGGCCGACTCCTTCTCCTACTGGACCTTCTGCGACGTGTTCGAGGAGGTGGGCGTGCCGGCCTCGCTGTTCCACGGCGGGTTCGGCCTGCTGACCCACCGCCAGATCAAGAAACCGGCCTACCACCTGTACGCGTTCATGGCGCGGATGGGCGAGGAGCTCCTGGCACGCGGCGAGGACCACCTGGTCACGAGGGACGGCGACGGCCGGGTCACCGTGCTGGCGTGGGCACCGGTGGACGTCGCCGGCGGCCCGCCGGTCGACGGGCACACCGTGCGGCTGTCGGTGCCGGTCGCCTCCCCGTCCGGCGCGGCCTTCCTGCTGCGCTCGTCGGTGAGCGAGGAGAAGGGCA from Microbispora sp. ZYX-F-249 includes the following:
- a CDS encoding ABC transporter permease — protein: MSTTRTIDVSPGAGDPGRARPGPARAPRPPKRTWRQALRRDWQLYSLAILPLLFFLVFRYLPMIGNVIAFRKFQPGGSVLGEEWVGLRYVKMFLNDPSFWQVFTNTVVIGVLTLLFCFPTPIVLALLINELRGRRIKRFVQSVSYLPHFLSMVVVAGLVMEMLSVDGPVNQLLRAMGNDPVAFLQEASWFRTIYVSSEMWQTVGWGTIIYLAALTTIDEQLYEAARIDGASRWRQVWHVTLPGIRPTAVTLLILNIGTFMAVGFEKILLLYNPLTYPTADVISTYLYRMGIVSNSFSYAAAIGLFEAVIGLTLVLSANQISRRTVGTSLW
- a CDS encoding carbohydrate ABC transporter permease — encoded protein: MTVDRTRGYRVFRAVNAVILTGVVIVTLYPFVNIVARSLSDEFAIRAGKVNLVPVGFTFRTYEFVAADPTFWTNYRNTVVYTVVATAIAMFMTTCYAYVLSKKHLKGRTFLIGIAVFTMFFSGGLIPNYILISSLGFKDSIWAIVLPNAISVFNLLVMKAFFEGLPAELEEAAAIDGMSTYGVLLRIVLPLSKAVLATMVLFYAVSFWNSWFAAFLYMSQSDLFPVTVYLRNLIAGATTGTSVGADATDMTVATNIKAVTMVLTVIPILVVYPFVQRYFVKGVMLGAVKG
- a CDS encoding ABC transporter substrate-binding protein — translated: MYEINRRQAMVAVGAFLALAACSTEGGSGGSGDAKKGDDFSANREGAMSDYAVGKQFKAAAPLSFSILYNNHPFYPIKNDWLFWSELSKRTNVTLQPSVVPLSDYENKRSLMIGAGDAPMIIPKTYPGQETPFVASGAVLPVSDYIDLMPNFKEKIAKWNLQPDLDTLRQSDGRFYVLPGLHEDYWVDYTLAIRADVLDKLNLQVPQTWDDVHSVLKAIKEEHPDSYPFSDRWGTISTTGGALMNYLGTAYGAPWGWGYTSGGVIWDSTAQKFVYAGAMDQFKQALQFLNTLVTEKLLDPESFTQKDEQAIQKLVSGNSFAISTNAQTLVNEYRPPLKKADPKARLVKIPVPIGPLGPIKAGSNTTRLENGIMISKKARDSKNFVAMMQFIDWLWYSDEGQVFAKWGVEGTTYTKDAAGKFQLAKDVDFVGLNPGAPKHLQKDFGFSNGVFAYGGSTELLQSTFSEEEIEFQKTMNARKALPVAPPHPLSDEEREQASLWETPLKDHVSQNMLNFILGKRSFDEWDAYVKELEAKNMTSYINLVNGAYERYKKEHG
- a CDS encoding GH39 family glycosyl hydrolase translates to MMHDPAPDEPRTSRFPDAWRFCVGTGRFDLALRRDYQESLALVQREIGFRHIRGHGLLSDGAGVHRPYVHDGVRHVRHAFTYVDQVVDAYLDLGIAPFLELGFMPSGLASGEQTVFWWRGNITPPRDWREWAALVRATVAHLIGRYGLEQVRTWPIEVWNEPNLKEFWLDADEDAYHRLYEVTANTIKDVDASLQVGGPAISPGSDEWLVRFADFVAARSLPIDFVSRHAYTSGPARHVPFGVHQTLAPPSRLLEQFATPRRQLRGSALADLPVHITEFNSSYRPDNPIHDTAFHAAYLAPVLAAGGDLADSFSYWTFCDVFEEVGVPASLFHGGFGLLTHRQIKKPAYHLYAFMARMGEELLARGEDHLVTRDGDGRVTVLAWAPVDVAGGPPVDGHTVRLSVPVASPSGAAFLLRSSVSEEKGNARRAWCEMGRPASPTGRQLDLLREAAEPVRGHRRLPIEEGHVRLDITLGRHEVTLLEITPVVDETPPWEDGQDERRLLGLDDRGDAR